In one window of Zingiber officinale cultivar Zhangliang chromosome 11A, Zo_v1.1, whole genome shotgun sequence DNA:
- the LOC122032224 gene encoding E3 ubiquitin-protein ligase ATL6-like — protein sequence MATGMVALFFLLLLNVRCSDAQVASDNRNDNYHYYYGRFSPTFAVVIVVIAATFFVFALFAIYVRRCSGGDDFASTFLRGGAGGEGRESLSRGLGLSPEAMEKLPIVSYAEAKGGSLPMDCAVCLSEFVDDAELVRLLPRCGHLFHEDCITAWLASHVTCPVCRDNLAQLPAETTTAGSSQDHLAIVVREAEEAVELERLGRQRQEARSRSGRRPPTRFSRSHSTSHSMTVRTPTPDMDVYLFVMAERNQWPSVLLRSLSASSPAWSARRRGVEEGESSRGGSSGAALDDGSSSTSFPPSQA from the coding sequence ATGGCCACCGGGATGGTGGCCTTGTTTTTCTTGCTCCTCCTCAATGTCCGGTGCTCCGACGCCCAAGTGGCCTCCGACAACCGCAACGACAACTATCACTACTACTACGGACGGTTCAGCCCGACGTTTGCCGTGGTGATCGTCGTCATCGCCGCCACTTTCTTCGTCTTCGCCCTCTTCGCCATCTACGTCCGTCGGTGCAGCGGCGGAGACGACTTCGCTAGCACCTTTCTCCGCGGCGGTGCGGGAGGGGAAGGCCGCGAGTCGCTGTCGAGGGGGCTGGGGCTGAGCCCTGAGGCCATGGAGAAGCTGCCGATTGTGAGCTACGCGGAGGCGAAGGGAGGCTCGCTCCCTATGGATTGCGCAGTGTGCCTCAGCGAATTTGTGGACGACGCCGAGCTGGTGCGCCTCCTCCCGAGGTGCGGCCACCTGTTCCACGAGGATTGCATCACCGCCTGGCTCGCCTCCCACGTCACCTGCCCCGTCTGCCGCGATAACCTCGCCCAGCTTCCGGCTGAGACGACGACCGCCGGCTCGTCGCAGGATCACTTGGCGATCGTGGTGCGCGAAGCGGAGGAGGCCGTCGAGCTCGAGCGTCTGGGAAGGCAGAGGCAGGAGGCGAGGTCGAGGTCCGGGAGGAGGCCTCCGACGCGGTTCTCTCGGTCGCACTCGACCAGTCATTCGATGACAGTCCGTACTCCGACGCCGGATATGGACGTCTACCTGTTCGTCATGGCGGAGAGAAACCAATGGCCATCGGTCTTATTGCGGTCCCTATCAGCGAGTTCGCCGGCTTGGTCGGCGAGGAGAAGGGGAGTTGAGGAGGGAGAGAGCTCGAGGGGAGGTAGTTCGGGTGCCGCCCTCGACGACGGGTCTTCCTCCACCTCCTTCCCGCCGTCGCAAGCTTGA